One segment of Primulina tabacum isolate GXHZ01 chromosome 6, ASM2559414v2, whole genome shotgun sequence DNA contains the following:
- the LOC142548960 gene encoding lysine-specific demethylase JMJ28-like isoform X1, with the protein MRGKDPPREELRCKRTDGRQWRCKRQAMVGKTLCDIHYLQGKHRQNREKVPESLKLERKVTKKRAKNGDTVRVRKLKQVSLAAERRKRQAVSEALDDVLKKMKLRSGDLQLELIREFLKRQVAKKNEKEKELKDNVLADETRKLPYGVMAISPSPVSLEKFGECNGGLDVKLGVNLHENPVLQRHFRSKNIEPLPIGTLQIVPFAGNMKRRKTRKCHWCKQSKGRLLIKCLACRKQFFCVFCLKQRHIQKQAAEMKCPACCGTCSCNICEKQQNKAVGHKECYSGKRKVNKIKLLHYLIYMLLPVLKQINHDHSIELESEAMVTGIGNPQSEIQISQANLSFHKLLCCDRCKSAITDYHRTCMNCSYNLCLSCCREISRHSSYGSCMRKSLKKRKIIASVDDLIFKRHISRQNSGEIPRLFPTPLLIWEPSSDGSIPCPPIDIGGCGSSNLDLKCVYPCTWNRDLEVRAEEMLRLYHLPETADFSLCCSRCQDISHKDGDAKVQKGSYRKLGYQDNYLYCPSIHDMRDESPEHFQSHWTKGQPVVVRNVLRRTSSLCWDPVIMFSSYMENKISEHCIENDMKVTNCIDWCEVEIDRKRIFMGSLEKGTHASMQLKTLKFKASLSSHLFQKHFPIHYNEILSALPLPEYINPVCGLLNLGVKLPEQFRRPELGPGIHFSYGGPDGQMQADVLSKLYYESHDMVNILACVTGTPVSPEQINKIENSMKKCKALDHNRGPTLSNSSDQKGKSPLQSEGTAESGLQDIRENIHLENEIAKVPFRSIEILEDQTLDTENGNISDDSESDIEASLYCCGTIEKSEDTDEYFLGADVESSCSTEDKQGRNSCGSQWDIFRRQDVPKLLEYLRRHSKELNSGSCYPNHAHPILDQNIFLDAFHKLKLKEEFDIQPWTFDQYPGEAVFIPAGCPYQIRKLKSCVNVVFDFVSPENATQCIKLAEEIRFLPMQHKAKRKLLEVGRMALHGISEAVEEIGNLKQVLL; encoded by the exons ATGCGGGGCAAAGATCCGCCCCGGGAGGAGCTTCGGTGCAAGCGGACCGACGGGCGACAATGGCGGTGCAAACGGCAAGCGATGGTTGGAAAAACGCTGTGCGATATCCATTATCTTCAAGGAAAGCACCGCCAGAATAGAGAGAAAGTCCCTGAATCGCTTAAACTGGAGAGAAAAGTAACGAAGAAGAGGGCAAAAAATGGGGATACTGTTCGGGTTCGGAAATTGAAGCAAGTGTCATTGGCAGCGGAGAGGAGGAAGCGGCAAGCTGTTTCGGAAGCTTTGGATGATGTATTGAAGAAAATGAAACTGAGAAGCGGAGACTTGCAATTGGAATTGATTAGAGAGTTCTTAAAGAGGCAGGTGGCGAAGAAGAATGAGAAGGAAAAAGAGTTGAAGGACAATGTGCTTGCTGATGAAACGAGAAAATTACCATATGGAGTTATGGCTATTTCGCCATCCCCTGTCAGTTTGGAAAAATTTGGGGAGTGCAATGGTGGTTTGGATGTGAAACTTGGCGTGAATTTGCATGAAAATCCGGTTTTACAGAGGCATTTTCGGTCAAAAAATATTGAACCACTCCCCATTGGTACATTGCAG ATTGTGCCATTTGCGGGGAATATGAAGAGAAGGAAAACAAGAAAATGTCATTGGTGTAAGCAAAGTAAAGGGCGGCTCTTGATCAAGTGCTTAGCTTGCAGGAAACAATTCTTTTGTGTGTTTTGCTTAAAACAGAG GCATATCCAGAAGCAAGCTGCAGAAATGAAATGTCCTGCATGTTGTGGAACTTGTAGCTGCAACATTTGTGAGAAACAACAAAATAAAGCAGTCGGTCATAAG GAATGCTATAGTGGAAAAAGAAAGGTCAATAAGATCAAATTGCTACACTATCTAATCTACATGCTTCTTCCTGTGCTgaagcaaataaatcatgaccACAGTATCGAGCTTGAATCCGAAGCTATGGTAACAGGTATAG GGAATCCCCAGTCTGAAATCCAGATTTCCCAGGCCAACTTAAGTTTCCATAAGCTACTTTGCTG CGACAGATGTAAAAGTGCTATCACGGACTACCATAGGACGTGCATGAACTGTTCGTACAACCTTTGTCTGAGTTGTTGCCGGGAGATTTCTCGACATAGTTCATATGGAAGTTGTATGCGCAAAAGTTTGAAGAAAAGGAAAATTATTGCTTCTGTTGATGATCTGATCTTTAAGCGGCATATTTCTAGACAAAATTCTGGTGAAATTCCCCGTCTCTTCCCGACGCCCTTGTTAATTTGGGAACCTAGTTCTGATGGAAGTATTCCTTGCCCACCTATAGATATAGGAGGCTGTGGTAGCAGCAACCTTGATTTAAAATGTGTATATCCCTGCACCTGGAATAGAGATCTCGAAGTTAGAGCTGAAGAAATGTTACGCCTTTATCACCTTCCAGAAACTGCAGATTTTTCTCTGTGTTGCTCGCGATGCCAGGACATTAGTCATAAAGATGGTGATGCTAAGGTCCAGAAAGGTTCATATAGGAAATTAGGTTATCAGGACAACTATCTGTATTGTCCTTCTATTCACGATATGCGTGACGAATCCCCCGAGCATTTCCAGAGCCATTGGACTAAGGGTCAACCTGTTGTAGTTCGAAATGTGCTTCGGAGAACCTCAAGTTTGTGTTGGGATCCAGTTATTATGTTTAGCTCTTACATGGAGAATAAGATTTCTGAACATTGTATTGAAAACGACATGAAAGTGACAAACTGCATAGATTGGTGTGAG GTAGAAATCGACAGGAAGCGGATTTTCATGGGATCATTGGAGAAGGGAACACATGCAAGCATGCAGCTAAAAACTCTGAAGTTCAAAGCTTCACTTTCCTCTCATTTATTTCAAAAGCACTTTCCGATCCACTATAATGAGATCTTAAGTGCCTTACCACTTCCAGAATATATCAATCCAGTGTGTGGCCTTCTGAATTTGGGAGTGAAGTTGCCAGAGCAATTTCGGAGGCCGGAGTTAGGTCCAGGTATCCATTTTTCATATGGAGGCCCAGATGGACAAATGCAGGCTGATGTTTTGTCAAAGTTGTACTATGAATCACATGATATG GTTAACATTCTCGCTTGTGTTACTGGTACTCCAGTTTCACCAGAACAAATTAATAAGATCGAAAATTCAATGAAAAAGTGTAAGGCTCTAGATCACAATCGTGGGCCAACGTTAAGCAATTCTAGTGATCAGAAAGGTAAATCACCTTTGCAGAGTGAAGGCACAGCTGAGTCAGGATTGCAAGATATCAGGGAAAACATCCACCTGGAAAATGAAATTGCAAAAGTTCCTTTTAGGTCTATTGAAATCCTTGAGGATCAAACACTTGATACTGAAAATGGAAATATATCCGACGATAGTGAATCTGATATTGAGGCCTCATTATATTGTTGTGGAACCATCGAGAAATCTGAAGATACTGATGAGTATTTTCTAGGGGCAGATGTAGAAAGCTCATGCTCCACTGAAGATAAGCAAGGGAGGAATTCTTGTGGTTCCCAGTGGGACATTTTTCGTCGACAAGATGTGCCAAAACTTCTTGAGTACCTCAGGCGACATTCTAAAGAGCTGAACAGCGGGTCATGCTATCCAAATCAT GCACATCCAATTCTAGATCAGAACATTTTCCTCGATGCATTTCACAAATTGAAGCTTAAAgaagagtttg ATATTCAACCATGGACCTTTGATCAATATCCTGGAGAAGCTGTCTTCATTCCTGCAGGCTGTCcttatcaaatcagaaaacttAAG TCATGTGTCAATGTTGTTTTTGATTTCGTCTCTCCTGAAAATGCTACTCAATGTATTAAACTGGCCGAAGAAATTCGCTTTCTTCCTATGCAACACAAAGCCAAAAGAAAGTTGTTGGAG GTGGGGAGGATGGCTCTCCATGGAATTAGTGAAGCAGTTGAAGAAATCGGCAACCTGAAGCAAGTGCTCCTGTAG
- the LOC142548960 gene encoding lysine-specific demethylase JMJ28-like isoform X2 yields MRGKDPPREELRCKRTDGRQWRCKRQAMVGKTLCDIHYLQGKHRQNREKVPESLKLERKVTKKRAKNGDTVRVRKLKQVSLAAERRKRQAVSEALDDVLKKMKLRSGDLQLELIREFLKRQVAKKNEKEKELKDNVLADETRKLPYGVMAISPSPVSLEKFGECNGGLDVKLGVNLHENPVLQRHFRSKNIEPLPIGTLQIVPFAGNMKRRKTRKCHWCKQSKGRLLIKCLACRKQFFCVFCLKQRHIQKQAAEMKCPACCGTCSCNICEKQQNKAVGHKECYSGKRKVNKIKLLHYLIYMLLPVLKQINHDHSIELESEAMVTGNPQSEIQISQANLSFHKLLCCDRCKSAITDYHRTCMNCSYNLCLSCCREISRHSSYGSCMRKSLKKRKIIASVDDLIFKRHISRQNSGEIPRLFPTPLLIWEPSSDGSIPCPPIDIGGCGSSNLDLKCVYPCTWNRDLEVRAEEMLRLYHLPETADFSLCCSRCQDISHKDGDAKVQKGSYRKLGYQDNYLYCPSIHDMRDESPEHFQSHWTKGQPVVVRNVLRRTSSLCWDPVIMFSSYMENKISEHCIENDMKVTNCIDWCEVEIDRKRIFMGSLEKGTHASMQLKTLKFKASLSSHLFQKHFPIHYNEILSALPLPEYINPVCGLLNLGVKLPEQFRRPELGPGIHFSYGGPDGQMQADVLSKLYYESHDMVNILACVTGTPVSPEQINKIENSMKKCKALDHNRGPTLSNSSDQKGKSPLQSEGTAESGLQDIRENIHLENEIAKVPFRSIEILEDQTLDTENGNISDDSESDIEASLYCCGTIEKSEDTDEYFLGADVESSCSTEDKQGRNSCGSQWDIFRRQDVPKLLEYLRRHSKELNSGSCYPNHAHPILDQNIFLDAFHKLKLKEEFDIQPWTFDQYPGEAVFIPAGCPYQIRKLKSCVNVVFDFVSPENATQCIKLAEEIRFLPMQHKAKRKLLEVGRMALHGISEAVEEIGNLKQVLL; encoded by the exons ATGCGGGGCAAAGATCCGCCCCGGGAGGAGCTTCGGTGCAAGCGGACCGACGGGCGACAATGGCGGTGCAAACGGCAAGCGATGGTTGGAAAAACGCTGTGCGATATCCATTATCTTCAAGGAAAGCACCGCCAGAATAGAGAGAAAGTCCCTGAATCGCTTAAACTGGAGAGAAAAGTAACGAAGAAGAGGGCAAAAAATGGGGATACTGTTCGGGTTCGGAAATTGAAGCAAGTGTCATTGGCAGCGGAGAGGAGGAAGCGGCAAGCTGTTTCGGAAGCTTTGGATGATGTATTGAAGAAAATGAAACTGAGAAGCGGAGACTTGCAATTGGAATTGATTAGAGAGTTCTTAAAGAGGCAGGTGGCGAAGAAGAATGAGAAGGAAAAAGAGTTGAAGGACAATGTGCTTGCTGATGAAACGAGAAAATTACCATATGGAGTTATGGCTATTTCGCCATCCCCTGTCAGTTTGGAAAAATTTGGGGAGTGCAATGGTGGTTTGGATGTGAAACTTGGCGTGAATTTGCATGAAAATCCGGTTTTACAGAGGCATTTTCGGTCAAAAAATATTGAACCACTCCCCATTGGTACATTGCAG ATTGTGCCATTTGCGGGGAATATGAAGAGAAGGAAAACAAGAAAATGTCATTGGTGTAAGCAAAGTAAAGGGCGGCTCTTGATCAAGTGCTTAGCTTGCAGGAAACAATTCTTTTGTGTGTTTTGCTTAAAACAGAG GCATATCCAGAAGCAAGCTGCAGAAATGAAATGTCCTGCATGTTGTGGAACTTGTAGCTGCAACATTTGTGAGAAACAACAAAATAAAGCAGTCGGTCATAAG GAATGCTATAGTGGAAAAAGAAAGGTCAATAAGATCAAATTGCTACACTATCTAATCTACATGCTTCTTCCTGTGCTgaagcaaataaatcatgaccACAGTATCGAGCTTGAATCCGAAGCTATGGTAACAG GGAATCCCCAGTCTGAAATCCAGATTTCCCAGGCCAACTTAAGTTTCCATAAGCTACTTTGCTG CGACAGATGTAAAAGTGCTATCACGGACTACCATAGGACGTGCATGAACTGTTCGTACAACCTTTGTCTGAGTTGTTGCCGGGAGATTTCTCGACATAGTTCATATGGAAGTTGTATGCGCAAAAGTTTGAAGAAAAGGAAAATTATTGCTTCTGTTGATGATCTGATCTTTAAGCGGCATATTTCTAGACAAAATTCTGGTGAAATTCCCCGTCTCTTCCCGACGCCCTTGTTAATTTGGGAACCTAGTTCTGATGGAAGTATTCCTTGCCCACCTATAGATATAGGAGGCTGTGGTAGCAGCAACCTTGATTTAAAATGTGTATATCCCTGCACCTGGAATAGAGATCTCGAAGTTAGAGCTGAAGAAATGTTACGCCTTTATCACCTTCCAGAAACTGCAGATTTTTCTCTGTGTTGCTCGCGATGCCAGGACATTAGTCATAAAGATGGTGATGCTAAGGTCCAGAAAGGTTCATATAGGAAATTAGGTTATCAGGACAACTATCTGTATTGTCCTTCTATTCACGATATGCGTGACGAATCCCCCGAGCATTTCCAGAGCCATTGGACTAAGGGTCAACCTGTTGTAGTTCGAAATGTGCTTCGGAGAACCTCAAGTTTGTGTTGGGATCCAGTTATTATGTTTAGCTCTTACATGGAGAATAAGATTTCTGAACATTGTATTGAAAACGACATGAAAGTGACAAACTGCATAGATTGGTGTGAG GTAGAAATCGACAGGAAGCGGATTTTCATGGGATCATTGGAGAAGGGAACACATGCAAGCATGCAGCTAAAAACTCTGAAGTTCAAAGCTTCACTTTCCTCTCATTTATTTCAAAAGCACTTTCCGATCCACTATAATGAGATCTTAAGTGCCTTACCACTTCCAGAATATATCAATCCAGTGTGTGGCCTTCTGAATTTGGGAGTGAAGTTGCCAGAGCAATTTCGGAGGCCGGAGTTAGGTCCAGGTATCCATTTTTCATATGGAGGCCCAGATGGACAAATGCAGGCTGATGTTTTGTCAAAGTTGTACTATGAATCACATGATATG GTTAACATTCTCGCTTGTGTTACTGGTACTCCAGTTTCACCAGAACAAATTAATAAGATCGAAAATTCAATGAAAAAGTGTAAGGCTCTAGATCACAATCGTGGGCCAACGTTAAGCAATTCTAGTGATCAGAAAGGTAAATCACCTTTGCAGAGTGAAGGCACAGCTGAGTCAGGATTGCAAGATATCAGGGAAAACATCCACCTGGAAAATGAAATTGCAAAAGTTCCTTTTAGGTCTATTGAAATCCTTGAGGATCAAACACTTGATACTGAAAATGGAAATATATCCGACGATAGTGAATCTGATATTGAGGCCTCATTATATTGTTGTGGAACCATCGAGAAATCTGAAGATACTGATGAGTATTTTCTAGGGGCAGATGTAGAAAGCTCATGCTCCACTGAAGATAAGCAAGGGAGGAATTCTTGTGGTTCCCAGTGGGACATTTTTCGTCGACAAGATGTGCCAAAACTTCTTGAGTACCTCAGGCGACATTCTAAAGAGCTGAACAGCGGGTCATGCTATCCAAATCAT GCACATCCAATTCTAGATCAGAACATTTTCCTCGATGCATTTCACAAATTGAAGCTTAAAgaagagtttg ATATTCAACCATGGACCTTTGATCAATATCCTGGAGAAGCTGTCTTCATTCCTGCAGGCTGTCcttatcaaatcagaaaacttAAG TCATGTGTCAATGTTGTTTTTGATTTCGTCTCTCCTGAAAATGCTACTCAATGTATTAAACTGGCCGAAGAAATTCGCTTTCTTCCTATGCAACACAAAGCCAAAAGAAAGTTGTTGGAG GTGGGGAGGATGGCTCTCCATGGAATTAGTGAAGCAGTTGAAGAAATCGGCAACCTGAAGCAAGTGCTCCTGTAG
- the LOC142548960 gene encoding lysine-specific demethylase JMJ28-like isoform X3 — translation MRGKDPPREELRCKRTDGRQWRCKRQAMVGKTLCDIHYLQGKHRQNREKVPESLKLERKVTKKRAKNGDTVRVRKLKQVSLAAERRKRQAVSEALDDVLKKMKLRSGDLQLELIREFLKRQVAKKNEKEKELKDNVLADETRKLPYGVMAISPSPVSLEKFGECNGGLDVKLGVNLHENPVLQRHFRSKNIEPLPIGTLQIVPFAGNMKRRKTRKCHWCKQSKGRLLIKCLACRKQFFCVFCLKQRHIQKQAAEMKCPACCGTCSCNICEKQQNKAVGHKECYSGKRKVNKIKLLHYLIYMLLPVLKQINHDHSIELESEAMVTGIGNPQSEIQISQANLSFHKLLCCDRCKSAITDYHRTCMNCSYNLCLSCCREISRHSSYGSCMRKSLKKRKIIASVDDLIFKRHISRQNSGEIPRLFPTPLLIWEPSSDGSIPCPPIDIGGCGSSNLDLKCVYPCTWNRDLEVRAEEMLRLYHLPETADFSLCCSRCQDISHKDGDAKVQKGSYRKLGYQDNYLYCPSIHDMRDESPEHFQSHWTKGQPVVVRNVLRRTSSLCWDPVIMFSSYMENKISEHCIENDMKVTNCIDWCEVEIDRKRIFMGSLEKGTHASMQLKTLKFKASLSSHLFQKHFPIHYNEILSALPLPEYINPVCGLLNLGVKLPEQFRRPELGPGIHFSYGGPDGQMQADVLSKLYYESHDMVNILACVTGTPVSPEQINKIENSMKKCKALDHNRGPTLSNSSDQKGKSPLQSEGTAESGLQDIRENIHLENEIAKVPFRSIEILEDQTLDTENGNISDDSESDIEASLYCCGTIEKSEDTDEYFLGADVESSCSTEDKQGRNSCGSQWDIFRRQDVPKLLEYLRRHSKELNSGSCYPNHAHPILDQNIFLDAFHKLKLKEEFDIQPWTFDQYPGEAVFIPAGCPYQIRKLKVP, via the exons ATGCGGGGCAAAGATCCGCCCCGGGAGGAGCTTCGGTGCAAGCGGACCGACGGGCGACAATGGCGGTGCAAACGGCAAGCGATGGTTGGAAAAACGCTGTGCGATATCCATTATCTTCAAGGAAAGCACCGCCAGAATAGAGAGAAAGTCCCTGAATCGCTTAAACTGGAGAGAAAAGTAACGAAGAAGAGGGCAAAAAATGGGGATACTGTTCGGGTTCGGAAATTGAAGCAAGTGTCATTGGCAGCGGAGAGGAGGAAGCGGCAAGCTGTTTCGGAAGCTTTGGATGATGTATTGAAGAAAATGAAACTGAGAAGCGGAGACTTGCAATTGGAATTGATTAGAGAGTTCTTAAAGAGGCAGGTGGCGAAGAAGAATGAGAAGGAAAAAGAGTTGAAGGACAATGTGCTTGCTGATGAAACGAGAAAATTACCATATGGAGTTATGGCTATTTCGCCATCCCCTGTCAGTTTGGAAAAATTTGGGGAGTGCAATGGTGGTTTGGATGTGAAACTTGGCGTGAATTTGCATGAAAATCCGGTTTTACAGAGGCATTTTCGGTCAAAAAATATTGAACCACTCCCCATTGGTACATTGCAG ATTGTGCCATTTGCGGGGAATATGAAGAGAAGGAAAACAAGAAAATGTCATTGGTGTAAGCAAAGTAAAGGGCGGCTCTTGATCAAGTGCTTAGCTTGCAGGAAACAATTCTTTTGTGTGTTTTGCTTAAAACAGAG GCATATCCAGAAGCAAGCTGCAGAAATGAAATGTCCTGCATGTTGTGGAACTTGTAGCTGCAACATTTGTGAGAAACAACAAAATAAAGCAGTCGGTCATAAG GAATGCTATAGTGGAAAAAGAAAGGTCAATAAGATCAAATTGCTACACTATCTAATCTACATGCTTCTTCCTGTGCTgaagcaaataaatcatgaccACAGTATCGAGCTTGAATCCGAAGCTATGGTAACAGGTATAG GGAATCCCCAGTCTGAAATCCAGATTTCCCAGGCCAACTTAAGTTTCCATAAGCTACTTTGCTG CGACAGATGTAAAAGTGCTATCACGGACTACCATAGGACGTGCATGAACTGTTCGTACAACCTTTGTCTGAGTTGTTGCCGGGAGATTTCTCGACATAGTTCATATGGAAGTTGTATGCGCAAAAGTTTGAAGAAAAGGAAAATTATTGCTTCTGTTGATGATCTGATCTTTAAGCGGCATATTTCTAGACAAAATTCTGGTGAAATTCCCCGTCTCTTCCCGACGCCCTTGTTAATTTGGGAACCTAGTTCTGATGGAAGTATTCCTTGCCCACCTATAGATATAGGAGGCTGTGGTAGCAGCAACCTTGATTTAAAATGTGTATATCCCTGCACCTGGAATAGAGATCTCGAAGTTAGAGCTGAAGAAATGTTACGCCTTTATCACCTTCCAGAAACTGCAGATTTTTCTCTGTGTTGCTCGCGATGCCAGGACATTAGTCATAAAGATGGTGATGCTAAGGTCCAGAAAGGTTCATATAGGAAATTAGGTTATCAGGACAACTATCTGTATTGTCCTTCTATTCACGATATGCGTGACGAATCCCCCGAGCATTTCCAGAGCCATTGGACTAAGGGTCAACCTGTTGTAGTTCGAAATGTGCTTCGGAGAACCTCAAGTTTGTGTTGGGATCCAGTTATTATGTTTAGCTCTTACATGGAGAATAAGATTTCTGAACATTGTATTGAAAACGACATGAAAGTGACAAACTGCATAGATTGGTGTGAG GTAGAAATCGACAGGAAGCGGATTTTCATGGGATCATTGGAGAAGGGAACACATGCAAGCATGCAGCTAAAAACTCTGAAGTTCAAAGCTTCACTTTCCTCTCATTTATTTCAAAAGCACTTTCCGATCCACTATAATGAGATCTTAAGTGCCTTACCACTTCCAGAATATATCAATCCAGTGTGTGGCCTTCTGAATTTGGGAGTGAAGTTGCCAGAGCAATTTCGGAGGCCGGAGTTAGGTCCAGGTATCCATTTTTCATATGGAGGCCCAGATGGACAAATGCAGGCTGATGTTTTGTCAAAGTTGTACTATGAATCACATGATATG GTTAACATTCTCGCTTGTGTTACTGGTACTCCAGTTTCACCAGAACAAATTAATAAGATCGAAAATTCAATGAAAAAGTGTAAGGCTCTAGATCACAATCGTGGGCCAACGTTAAGCAATTCTAGTGATCAGAAAGGTAAATCACCTTTGCAGAGTGAAGGCACAGCTGAGTCAGGATTGCAAGATATCAGGGAAAACATCCACCTGGAAAATGAAATTGCAAAAGTTCCTTTTAGGTCTATTGAAATCCTTGAGGATCAAACACTTGATACTGAAAATGGAAATATATCCGACGATAGTGAATCTGATATTGAGGCCTCATTATATTGTTGTGGAACCATCGAGAAATCTGAAGATACTGATGAGTATTTTCTAGGGGCAGATGTAGAAAGCTCATGCTCCACTGAAGATAAGCAAGGGAGGAATTCTTGTGGTTCCCAGTGGGACATTTTTCGTCGACAAGATGTGCCAAAACTTCTTGAGTACCTCAGGCGACATTCTAAAGAGCTGAACAGCGGGTCATGCTATCCAAATCAT GCACATCCAATTCTAGATCAGAACATTTTCCTCGATGCATTTCACAAATTGAAGCTTAAAgaagagtttg ATATTCAACCATGGACCTTTGATCAATATCCTGGAGAAGCTGTCTTCATTCCTGCAGGCTGTCcttatcaaatcagaaaacttAAG GTTCCATAG
- the LOC142549954 gene encoding uncharacterized protein LOC142549954 → MKRRPVEFEVGEKAYVKVSPMKGVMWFNKTGKLNPRYVGPFEILEKVRTLAYRITLLPDMSRIHNVFHVSQLRKYISDPSHILEAGPLLVEGNLNEELKYEEVPIRIVDNKDQLLHLLSMNMVVMALNVSLFTSPP, encoded by the exons ATGAAAAGAAGACCAGTGGAATTTGAAGTGGGCGAAAAAGcctatgtgaaagtgtcacccatgaagggtgtgatgTGGTTCAATAAAACTGGAAAATTGAATCCTAGATACGTCGGACCTTTTGAAATCCTAGAGAAAGTGagaacacttgcttatagaaTAACACTTTTACCTGATATGTCAAGAATCCACAATGTTTTCCACGTTTCGCAGCTAAGGAAATATATTTCCGATCCAAGTCATATTCTTGAGGCTGGTCCACTTCTGGTTGAGGGCAACCTAAACGAGGAACTAAAATACGAGGAAGTTCCGATccgaattgtggataacaaagatcaa CTTCTTCACCTCCTCTCCATGAACATGGTGGTAATGGCATTGAATGTTAGCCTCTTCACCTCCCCTCCATGA